DNA from Pseudomonas mendocina:
ACAGACACGGGTGGAACACCGTCAGTCAGAAGTGGCGGGTGAGTGCGAGACGGTTGAAGAACGCACCCATCGGGCGGAGTTCTCGATCCAGTACGACGAAGACCGCTATCTGCTACCGATAGAGTTCGTGTCGGAGCCTGGCGTGCCATAGATACAGATCAATAAATCAGCCCCGGAGCCCTCCTAGAATCGCCGGCTTTGCCTTGCAAGCAGGTGCTCCATGCTTTCCCGTCCCGAACTGCTGTCGCCGGCCGGCAGCCTGAAGAACATGCGCTACGCCTTCGCCTACGGCGCCGATGCGGTATACGCCGGCCAGCCGCGCTACAGCCTGCGCGTGCGCAACAACGAATTCGACCACGCCAACCTGGCCCTCGGGATCGCCGAGGCACATGCCCAGGGCAAGCAGTTCTACGTGGTGGTCAACATCGCCCCGCACAACGCCAAGCTCAAGACCTTCCTCAAGGATCTGGAGCCGGTGATCGCCATGGCGCCCGACGCGCTGATCATGTCCGACCCCGGCCTGATCATGCTGGTGCGCGAGCACTTCCCGCATATGCCGATTCACCTCTCGGTACAGGCCAATGCGGTGAACTGGGCCAGCGTCGAATTCTGGCGCCGCCAGGGCCTGACGCGGGTGATCCTCTCGCGTGAGCTGGCGCTGGAGGAAATCGAGGAGATCCGTCTGGCCGTGCCGCAGATGGAGCTGGAGGTGTTCGTCCATGGCGCGCTGTGTATGGCCTATTCCGGCCGTTGCCTGCTATCGGGCTACATCAATCGCCGTGACCCCAATCAGGGCACCTGTACCAACGCCTGCCGCTGGAAGTACGACGCCACGCCGGCCAGGGAGAACGAGACCGGCGATATCGTGCAGGTAATCGAGCCGACGCTGGGGCAGGGCGCACCGACCAGCCAGGCGTTCCTGCTGGAAGAGGCGAGTCGGCCTGGTGAGCAGATGGCGGCCTTCGAGGACGAGCACGGCACCTACATCATGAATTCCAAGGATCTGCGCGCGCTGCAGCATGTACCGCGCCTGGTGGCCATGGGTGTGCATTCGCTGAAGATCGAGGGACGCACCAAGAGCCACTTCTACTGCGCACGGACGGCGCAGGCTTATCGTCGTGCCATCGATGATGCGGTGGCCGGGCGCGCGTTCGACATGAACCTGATGGGCGACCTCGAGTCACTGGCCAATCGTGGCTACACCGAGGGTTTCCTGCGCCGCCACGTGCATGACGAGTACCAGAATTACCAGCGCGGCAATTCGCAAGCCGATCGGCAACAGTTCGTCGGCGAGCTGACGGGCGAACGGCGTGGGGAGTTGGCGCAAGTGCTGGTGAAGAACCGCTTCGAGGTGGGCGACGGCATCGAGTTGATGACGCCGCAGGGCAATCACCGATTCACGCTCGAATACATGGAAAATATCCGTGGTGAACGCACCGCTGTCGCGCCAGGTGATGGCCATCGGGTCTACCTGCCCGTGCCAATAACCGGCGACCTCCGTCATGCCCTGATTTTGCGTGATCTCTAGCCCCCGACCTTGGTCGTATATTTTGTTACAACCCCCTTGAGAACGCTGGATAAGCCTGTTCTAGAGGTGTTCGCGTAATACTAAAGTCGTCTGTCGCGTGCGTATGGCAAGCCTAGAGTACGGCTCACCAGCCCCCCTCTGTCGAGGATAAAAATAAAATGCACGACGATACTTACGCGCGGATTCAGGCGAATCCGCATTTCAAGGATCTGGTAGCCAAGCGTGATCGTTTCGCTTGGACACTGTCCGCCATCATGTTGAGCCTGTACGTGGCCTTCATCCTGCTGATCGCCTTCGAGCCGCAGGTGCTCGGTGCGCGCATCAGCCCCGATTCACCGATCACCTGGGGCATCCCCATGGGCGTAGGGCTGATTCTCTCCGCCTTCATCCTGACCGGTGTCTATGTTTTCCGCGCCAACGGTGAGTTCGACGCCCTCAACCAGGCCGTGCTCGATGAGGTGCAGAAATGATCGCCCGTCTCCTGACATTCGCAGTTCTGCTGCTCACCAGCTCGGCCCTCTGGGCGGCTGGCGCCATCGAAGGCGATGTGCAGCGTCAGCCGATGAACACCTCGGCCATCATGATGTTCCTGGCCTTCGTCGGCGGCACCCTGTACATCACTTACTGGGCGTCCAAACGCAACACCTCGACCTCCGACTTCTACACCGCTGGCGGCAGCATCACCGGTTTCCAGAACGGTCTGGCCATCGCTGGTGACTACATGTCGGCGGCGTCCTTCCTGGGTATTTCCGCCCTGGTGTTCACCAGCGGTTACGACGGCCTGATCTACTCTATCGGCTTCCTGGTCGGCTGGCCGGTGATCCTCTTCCTGATCGCCGAGCGCCTGCGCAACCTGGGTAAATACACCTTCGCCGACGTGGCTTCCTATCGTCTCAAGCAGAAGGAAATCCGTACCCTGTCCGCCAGCGGTTCGCTGGTGGTGGTGGCCTTCTACCTGATCGCGCAGATGGTCGGTGCCGGCAAGCTGATCGAGCT
Protein-coding regions in this window:
- a CDS encoding DUF485 domain-containing protein, with the translated sequence MHDDTYARIQANPHFKDLVAKRDRFAWTLSAIMLSLYVAFILLIAFEPQVLGARISPDSPITWGIPMGVGLILSAFILTGVYVFRANGEFDALNQAVLDEVQK
- the yegQ gene encoding tRNA 5-hydroxyuridine modification protein YegQ; the protein is MLSRPELLSPAGSLKNMRYAFAYGADAVYAGQPRYSLRVRNNEFDHANLALGIAEAHAQGKQFYVVVNIAPHNAKLKTFLKDLEPVIAMAPDALIMSDPGLIMLVREHFPHMPIHLSVQANAVNWASVEFWRRQGLTRVILSRELALEEIEEIRLAVPQMELEVFVHGALCMAYSGRCLLSGYINRRDPNQGTCTNACRWKYDATPARENETGDIVQVIEPTLGQGAPTSQAFLLEEASRPGEQMAAFEDEHGTYIMNSKDLRALQHVPRLVAMGVHSLKIEGRTKSHFYCARTAQAYRRAIDDAVAGRAFDMNLMGDLESLANRGYTEGFLRRHVHDEYQNYQRGNSQADRQQFVGELTGERRGELAQVLVKNRFEVGDGIELMTPQGNHRFTLEYMENIRGERTAVAPGDGHRVYLPVPITGDLRHALILRDL